A single region of the Mannheimia bovis genome encodes:
- a CDS encoding AEC family transporter — translation MDIAILLADKIVQLTLMVFLGYFSVKSKLLKSEQSLPFSIIGLYIISPAVLIMAFQVDYSEKTLSGLSLAFVLAFLFNGLLVFLGWIFKKLFKLDNIEQATSIYSNSGNLIIPIVASLFGAEWVIYSTAFIVVQSILFWSHLRMLICGKGSVPIRKILLNINILAIVVGMAMFFFHIKLPSTLAGTLSSLGQMIGPLSMLVAGMLIASIPFKKIITDKRVYLVSFLRLILIPLILLITIKLIGFEQWVENGKIIVMICFLATISPSAATATQMAVAYGQDAKKASAIYGVTTLLCVFTMPIIIWLYQIT, via the coding sequence ATGGACATTGCCATACTTCTTGCCGATAAAATAGTGCAGCTCACTTTAATGGTGTTTTTGGGCTATTTCAGTGTGAAAAGCAAATTATTGAAATCGGAGCAGAGCCTACCTTTCTCAATTATCGGGCTATATATTATCAGCCCGGCGGTGCTGATTATGGCATTTCAGGTGGATTATTCCGAAAAAACGCTCAGTGGCTTGTCTCTGGCGTTTGTGTTAGCCTTTCTTTTTAACGGTTTACTCGTCTTTTTAGGCTGGATTTTTAAAAAACTGTTTAAGTTAGATAATATTGAACAAGCTACTTCCATTTATTCCAACTCAGGCAATTTAATTATTCCGATTGTTGCCTCACTTTTTGGGGCAGAGTGGGTGATTTATTCGACTGCCTTTATTGTGGTGCAAAGCATACTGTTTTGGTCGCACCTCAGAATGCTGATTTGTGGAAAGGGTAGTGTACCGATTAGAAAGATCCTGCTTAATATTAATATTCTTGCGATTGTTGTGGGAATGGCGATGTTTTTCTTCCACATCAAATTACCTTCAACGCTCGCCGGCACATTGTCTTCGTTAGGGCAGATGATAGGACCGCTTTCTATGCTAGTCGCTGGAATGCTGATTGCCTCCATTCCGTTTAAAAAAATCATTACCGACAAGCGGGTGTATTTAGTGTCTTTTTTACGCCTGATTTTAATTCCGCTGATTTTGCTTATCACCATTAAATTGATAGGATTTGAGCAATGGGTAGAAAACGGCAAAATCATTGTGATGATCTGTTTTTTGGCTACCATCAGCCCCTCTGCCGCTACAGCAACCCAAATGGCAGTGGCTTATGGGCAAGATGCTAAGAAGGCGAGTGCGATTTATGGTGTAACCACGCTATTGTGTGTGTTTACAATGCCAATTATTATTTGGCTCTATCAAATTACTTAA
- the fdhD gene encoding formate dehydrogenase accessory sulfurtransferase FdhD, protein MNKITKIDAKKLLFSTTELKQQASEDNLISEVPVALVYNGISHTVMMTTPSDLDDFALGFSLAEGILNSPQELYGLDIIEQENGVEIQLEISTRQFVQLKDKRRSMAGRTGCGICGVEQLEQINQSCKIVKKNNRLQAVNPLILESCLAQLENAQTLSQETGASHAAAFFSVDGELLAIREDVGRHVALDKLIGWYAKAGFPNGFVFVTSRASFEMVQKCLAVGIEMLCAISATTEMAVKMARENQFTLLAFARKGKATIYAGAERLSLD, encoded by the coding sequence GTGAATAAGATCACAAAAATAGATGCCAAAAAATTATTATTCTCAACAACTGAGCTAAAACAACAAGCTAGCGAGGATAATTTGATTTCAGAAGTGCCTGTTGCACTGGTTTATAACGGCATTTCTCATACGGTGATGATGACAACGCCTTCCGATTTAGACGATTTCGCACTCGGTTTTTCCTTAGCAGAAGGGATTTTAAACTCGCCTCAAGAGTTATACGGGTTAGATATTATTGAGCAAGAAAATGGTGTAGAGATTCAGCTCGAAATTTCTACCCGACAATTTGTACAACTGAAAGATAAACGCCGCTCAATGGCTGGCAGAACAGGCTGTGGAATTTGCGGTGTAGAACAATTGGAGCAAATTAATCAAAGTTGCAAAATTGTTAAAAAAAATAACCGCTTGCAAGCTGTTAATCCGCTTATTTTAGAAAGTTGTTTAGCACAGTTGGAAAATGCACAAACATTATCGCAAGAAACAGGTGCAAGCCACGCCGCCGCTTTTTTTAGTGTTGATGGCGAATTGTTGGCTATTCGGGAAGATGTCGGGAGGCACGTTGCACTAGATAAACTGATTGGCTGGTATGCTAAAGCAGGCTTTCCAAACGGTTTTGTGTTTGTTACCAGTCGAGCAAGTTTTGAAATGGTGCAAAAATGTTTGGCGGTAGGCATTGAAATGCTGTGTGCGATTTCTGCTACCACCGAAATGGCGGTGAAGATGGCACGAGAAAACCAATTCACCTTATTAGCTTTTGCTCGTAAGGGCAAAGCTACAATTTATGCGGGGGCGGAGAGACTATCTCTTGATTAA